One genomic region from Oncorhynchus clarkii lewisi isolate Uvic-CL-2024 chromosome 21, UVic_Ocla_1.0, whole genome shotgun sequence encodes:
- the LOC139378866 gene encoding protein NDRG2, whose amino-acid sequence MTTEMQEIAITEEKPLLPGQPDPAKDAEAAARILLDQGQEHSIETPHGLLHVTLHGTSNTRRPAILTFHDVGLDSKSCFSPLFKFEEMQEIVKNFTLVHIDAPGQEEGAATYPMGYQYPSMEQIAEMIPAVLTYFNFRSVIGVGVGAGAYILSRFTMAHPDSVEGLVLVNIDPQARGWMDWAAQKITTLTSSLTEQILSHLFSQEEMSANADLVKSHRDRISKAPNLMNIELFWRGYNSRRDLILDRTSNFKCPVMLVVGDQAPYEEAAVECNSKLDPTTTSFLKMADAGGLPQLTQPSKLTEAFKYFIQGMGYMASSVMTRLSRSRTTSLSSSYSMEGERERSRTLSQSSQGGQMPPSPSHTMEVSC is encoded by the exons ATGACGACTGAGATGCAGGAGATCGCCATTACGGAGGAGAAGCCTTTACTTCCGGGTCAGCCCGATCCTGCAAAG GATGCTGAGGCTGCAGCTCGAATACTGTTGGACCAGGGCCAG GAACACAGTATTGAGACACCTCATGGTCTCCTCCACGTGACTCTCCATGGAACCTCTAACACACGCCGTCCCGCCATCCTCACCTTCCACGATGTGGGCCTGGACa gtAAAAGCTGCTTCTCTCCTCTGTTTAAATTTGAGGAGATGCAGGAGATAGTGAAAAACTTCACTCTGGTCCACATTGATGCTCCTGGCCAAGAGGAGGGGGCCGCCACCTATCCTATGGG ATACCAGTATCCGTCCATGGAGCAAATTGCAGAGATGATCCCTGCAGTCCTGACATATTTCAA TTTCCGTTCTGTCATCGGAGTTGGAGTGGGAGCTGGGGCGTACATTCTCTCCAGGTTCACA ATGGCCCACCCAGACTCAGTTGAAGGTCTCGTTCTCGTCAACATTGACCCTCAGGCTAGAGGGTGGATGGACTGGGCTGCCCAGAAG ATCACTACCCTGACATCCTCTCTCACAGAGCAGATCTTGAGTCATCTCttcagtcag GAGGAGATGTCAGCTAACGCAGACCTGGTGAAGTCCCACAGAGATCGCATCTCTAAAGCCCCCAACCTCATGAACATTGAGCTTTTCTGGAGGGGCTACAACag CCGTAGGGATCTGATCCTTGACCGTACCAGCAACttcaa gTGTCCTGTGATGCTGGTGGTCGGGGATCAGGCGCCGTATGAGGAGGCTGCT GTGGAGTGCAACAGCAAACTGGACCCAACAACAACCTCATTTCTCAAG ATGGCAGATGCTGGCGGTCTTCCCCAGCTTACCCAG CCCAGCAAATTGACCGAGGCTTTCAAGTACTTCATTCAGGGGATGGGCTACA TGGCATCCTCCGTCATGACCCGCCTGTCTCGTTCACGCACCACCTCGCTGTCTTCCTCTTACTCCATGGAGGGGGAGCGCGAGCGTTCTCGtaccctgtctcagagctctcaGGGTGGGCAGATGCCCCCCAGCCCCTCCCATACCATGGAGGTGTCctgctga